In one window of Ruminococcus hominis DNA:
- a CDS encoding glycoside hydrolase family 2 TIM barrel-domain containing protein: MLKQRINRDWMFQKEGADAWEKITLPHDAMIMEKRDAASPNGNAGGFFPGGTYLYQKNIMGAECYRDKCVMIEFEGIYMNSKVYLNDTEVGGRVYGYSNFYVDITEQLKIGEKNTLKVVVDNSKAPNSRWYSGSGIYRSVNLWSGEKSHILPEGVQVTTVSTAPALIDVKTNTVNAENMCIRYEILENDKVVATGGGDTVRIEIPNGKLWTAEEPNLYTIRTILEKDGKMIDCSTERFGIRNLAWSAEDGLQVNGKTIKLRGGCVHHDHGILGACAYDEAEYRRVKKLKELGYNAIRYSHNPAGKNFLDACDELGMYVLDESFDQWKIPQSTYDYACYFDSEWQQDVKALVSKDYNHPCVIMYCIGNEITDTGLPFGATISKMLSNAFHAMDQTRPITIAINSMLSVLAAKQAEKKAAEEKAAKERAAKGETEVKKEKMAGSAEVNDIITLLPKIMASITPESLEALIGECISHVDIVGYNYGQNLYEGTHKLAPERVILSSETFPSRMDSNWDMVMAHDYVIGDFMWTAWDYLGEAGVGVPVYGTTQAPFSKEYPCLSAGCGSVDLTGFPESQAYYSAVLWGAYQKPYIGVRPVNHSGEEYTLGRWRLTDSIHCWNWPGQEGKEAEIEIYSVGEAVELYKNGELVGKETLTSCRCMFKTAYEPGVLEAISFDRDGNELARETLATAGNDTKLQILPEKTKIKADGEDIVYIPIHLIDKDGILKMTTEKKINVTVEGEGKLLAVGSGNPETEEYFHEGAYTSYHGRVLAVVQSTEKSGTIKVTASSDGLESVAVEIQVTGE, encoded by the coding sequence ATGTTGAAGCAAAGAATCAATCGAGACTGGATGTTTCAAAAAGAAGGTGCAGATGCGTGGGAGAAGATTACATTGCCGCATGACGCGATGATTATGGAAAAGAGAGATGCTGCATCTCCAAATGGGAATGCAGGAGGATTTTTCCCTGGTGGAACTTATCTCTATCAGAAAAATATCATGGGTGCGGAATGTTATCGTGACAAATGTGTGATGATTGAATTTGAAGGCATATATATGAATTCAAAAGTATATCTGAATGATACAGAGGTAGGTGGCCGTGTATACGGGTACTCAAATTTCTATGTAGACATCACAGAACAGTTGAAAATTGGAGAAAAAAACACATTGAAAGTTGTGGTTGACAATTCAAAAGCACCGAACTCGCGCTGGTATTCAGGAAGTGGAATCTACCGCAGTGTCAATCTCTGGAGTGGAGAAAAAAGCCATATTCTTCCAGAAGGTGTGCAAGTGACAACAGTCAGCACTGCACCAGCTTTGATTGACGTAAAGACAAATACAGTGAATGCCGAAAATATGTGCATCAGATATGAAATTTTAGAGAATGACAAGGTGGTCGCAACCGGAGGAGGTGATACAGTTAGAATCGAAATCCCGAATGGAAAACTGTGGACGGCAGAAGAGCCTAATCTCTATACAATCCGTACAATCTTAGAGAAAGATGGAAAAATGATAGACTGTTCGACAGAACGATTCGGAATCCGAAATCTTGCATGGAGTGCAGAGGATGGATTGCAGGTCAACGGTAAAACAATAAAACTGCGTGGCGGTTGTGTTCATCATGATCACGGTATTCTTGGTGCATGTGCATATGATGAAGCGGAATATCGCAGAGTGAAAAAGTTAAAAGAATTAGGTTACAACGCAATCCGCTATTCGCACAATCCTGCAGGCAAAAACTTTCTGGATGCATGCGATGAACTTGGAATGTATGTTCTGGATGAAAGCTTTGACCAGTGGAAAATCCCACAGTCTACCTACGATTATGCATGCTATTTTGATAGTGAGTGGCAGCAAGATGTGAAGGCACTGGTATCCAAAGATTACAACCATCCATGTGTCATTATGTACTGTATCGGTAATGAAATCACAGATACCGGATTACCATTTGGAGCAACCATTTCAAAGATGTTAAGTAATGCATTTCATGCGATGGATCAGACACGTCCGATCACTATTGCAATCAATAGCATGCTGTCAGTTCTCGCGGCAAAGCAGGCGGAGAAGAAAGCTGCTGAAGAAAAAGCTGCAAAAGAACGAGCAGCCAAAGGAGAAACAGAAGTAAAAAAAGAGAAAATGGCAGGAAGTGCAGAAGTCAATGACATTATTACATTGCTTCCTAAAATTATGGCATCCATTACACCGGAAAGCTTAGAAGCATTGATTGGCGAGTGCATCAGTCATGTGGATATAGTCGGATATAATTACGGACAGAATCTGTACGAAGGAACCCATAAACTTGCACCTGAGAGAGTAATTCTCAGTTCTGAAACATTTCCGAGCAGAATGGACAGCAACTGGGATATGGTCATGGCGCATGATTATGTAATTGGTGATTTTATGTGGACTGCATGGGATTATCTGGGAGAAGCTGGCGTGGGAGTTCCTGTTTATGGAACAACACAGGCACCGTTTTCGAAAGAATATCCATGTCTGTCAGCAGGATGTGGATCGGTGGATTTGACAGGATTCCCGGAAAGTCAGGCATACTATTCAGCTGTGTTGTGGGGAGCATATCAGAAACCATATATCGGTGTTCGACCTGTTAATCATAGTGGTGAAGAGTATACACTGGGACGCTGGAGACTAACAGACAGCATTCATTGTTGGAACTGGCCGGGACAGGAAGGAAAAGAAGCTGAGATTGAAATCTATAGTGTTGGTGAAGCAGTAGAATTATACAAAAATGGTGAACTGGTCGGTAAGGAGACATTAACATCATGTCGCTGCATGTTCAAGACAGCTTATGAGCCTGGAGTGCTCGAGGCGATTAGTTTTGACCGTGACGGAAACGAACTTGCAAGAGAAACCCTGGCAACTGCAGGCAATGACACAAAACTTCAGATTCTTCCGGAAAAGACGAAAATCAAAGCGGATGGAGAAGATATTGTCTATATTCCAATTCATCTCATTGATAAAGATGGAATATTAAAAATGACAACAGAGAAGAAGATAAATGTGACGGTAGAGGGTGAAGGAAAGCTTCTCGCAGTTGGAAGTGGAAATCCGGAGACGGAAGAATATTTCCATGAAGGTGCTTACACTTCTTATCATGGAAGAGTATTGGCAGTGGTACAGAGTACAGAAAAAAGTGGAACTATCAAAGTGACAGCAAGCAGCGATGGTCTGGAATCCGTTGCAGTGGAGATTCAAGTAACAGGCGAATAG
- a CDS encoding helix-turn-helix domain-containing protein, with the protein MITLMSIHPDALDTSALSVFTPESQFNIPLHGIKGRSKNSMHQHNSFEFTYVLRGNMYQIVEGRRYLYTPGSCCLMNRDTLHTEETSTDFICIFFSVSSNFIKMLTNYGNPMLFPQEQQRFDNLIFHFLEQNTQEQHRNTKDFIDFVPRISAKEQKILVHDIFEQMISTLLYPYYGATYHLQDLFFQLIDILCDEQYYQAIHVTAKKNMESLLFARIELLLDEYHGRISNSELAHLLNYDGTYLGKIVKKQTGQSLFDYSMNFTMKTAADMLKNTKKSVSDIASELQFNNRTHFYKLFKNYFGVTPREYREQL; encoded by the coding sequence ATGATTACACTGATGTCAATTCATCCAGATGCTTTAGATACAAGTGCACTATCTGTATTTACACCGGAATCTCAGTTCAACATACCGCTTCACGGAATCAAGGGACGCAGCAAAAACAGCATGCATCAACACAACTCTTTTGAATTCACTTACGTCCTTAGAGGCAATATGTATCAGATTGTAGAAGGTAGACGATACCTCTACACGCCCGGCAGCTGTTGTCTGATGAACCGTGACACATTACATACAGAGGAGACGTCCACTGATTTTATATGTATTTTTTTCTCTGTATCCTCCAATTTTATTAAGATGCTAACAAATTATGGGAATCCAATGCTATTTCCACAGGAACAACAGCGTTTCGATAACTTGATTTTTCATTTTTTAGAACAGAATACGCAGGAGCAACATCGCAACACAAAAGATTTTATCGATTTTGTTCCACGCATTTCTGCAAAAGAACAGAAAATCCTTGTCCACGATATTTTTGAGCAGATGATTTCCACACTACTTTATCCTTATTATGGAGCAACGTATCATCTGCAGGATTTATTTTTTCAGTTGATTGATATTCTATGTGACGAGCAGTACTATCAGGCAATCCATGTAACTGCAAAGAAGAATATGGAATCATTGCTCTTTGCACGTATTGAACTACTTCTGGATGAATACCACGGTCGCATTAGCAACAGTGAACTTGCTCATCTTCTGAATTATGATGGCACTTATCTGGGTAAAATTGTAAAAAAACAGACCGGTCAGAGTCTGTTTGATTACAGCATGAATTTCACAATGAAGACAGCAGCAGACATGTTAAAAAACACGAAAAAAAGTGTGTCCGATATAGCCTCTGAACTTCAGTTCAATAATCGAACACACTTCTATAAACTATTTAAAAATTATTTTGGAGTGACACCACGGGAATATCGGGAACAATTATGA
- a CDS encoding alpha/beta hydrolase, with the protein MYIIVFIVTFLVSAFIRIQFLGGAPAKLLAVDWDESMGTIYSDLNYENEHNHKYDLYIPSGLNKSEEQFLIVYIHGGSFNSGKKEDGDGWCKYFATKGYITATIDYTLQTHGEEATIQLINCEIEQATAAMKDKLKELGYQVNAMATSGVSAGGTLAMNLAYNGRSAIPVKFVFQMSGPTYFDPKDWGLLMKVDHLKTKEEFVEMMTGYKGDITTEECKDAINQISPASLEGKNPVPTLIGYGLIDHCVPQNQKHLLMDEFEKYDVPYEYIAFPKSNHGMYNDLDKTQEFMDKTLKYCEYYLKK; encoded by the coding sequence ATGTATATTATCGTATTTATCGTAACATTTTTAGTGAGTGCATTTATTAGAATTCAATTTTTAGGTGGTGCACCTGCAAAACTGCTTGCTGTAGATTGGGATGAATCTATGGGAACCATTTATTCGGATTTAAATTATGAGAATGAGCATAATCACAAGTATGATTTGTACATTCCTTCGGGATTGAATAAAAGTGAAGAACAGTTTCTGATTGTCTACATTCATGGTGGTAGCTTTAATTCAGGTAAAAAAGAAGATGGTGATGGTTGGTGTAAGTACTTTGCAACGAAAGGTTATATTACCGCAACGATTGATTATACACTGCAAACTCACGGTGAAGAGGCAACAATTCAATTGATTAATTGTGAAATTGAACAAGCGACAGCAGCCATGAAAGACAAGCTAAAAGAACTAGGATATCAGGTGAATGCAATGGCAACAAGTGGTGTGTCAGCCGGTGGAACATTAGCAATGAATCTGGCGTATAATGGTCGTTCTGCTATTCCTGTAAAATTTGTATTCCAAATGTCGGGACCGACGTATTTTGATCCAAAAGATTGGGGATTACTTATGAAGGTGGATCATCTGAAAACAAAAGAAGAATTTGTTGAAATGATGACAGGTTACAAGGGGGACATTACGACAGAAGAGTGTAAAGATGCAATTAATCAAATTTCACCAGCATCACTCGAAGGAAAGAATCCGGTGCCAACATTGATTGGTTATGGTTTGATTGATCACTGTGTGCCTCAAAATCAGAAACACCTGCTTATGGATGAATTTGAAAAATATGATGTGCCATATGAATACATAGCGTTTCCAAAATCAAATCATGGCATGTATAACGATTTAGATAAAACACAAGAATTTATGGATAAGACTTTAAAATATTGCGAATATTATTTAAAAAAATAG
- a CDS encoding aldose 1-epimerase family protein, whose translation MNQYIGHYSQCYGIEEHRLVGGKGDGMRLLVINNGSGLEATISLDRNADISRLRYKGMNMSYFSPCGYVAPAYYESKGADWLKSFTAGFLTTCGLQAVGSPCTDEGEELPLHGSIANTPTEYSFWYEEDGCLIVKARTSDETIFGRKLCLCRTYTFPIGKNEFTFSDTIKNTGDKKEPFEILYHMNMGYPLLDEDSVVKIESEEVTPRNKHAAEDIKNWMNMEKPTPGYEERCYYHKMQERGYASIYQPKKNIGLAMEYDAKELDGFVEWKMMGVRDYVLGLECGNCYPDGRDVMRKTGMLKFLKSGETKQYQVKIKCFEK comes from the coding sequence ATGAATCAATATATTGGACATTATTCGCAATGTTATGGAATAGAAGAGCATCGTCTGGTTGGTGGCAAAGGTGATGGGATGCGCCTACTGGTTATTAATAACGGAAGCGGACTGGAAGCGACTATTTCTTTGGATAGAAATGCTGATATTTCCAGACTTCGTTATAAAGGAATGAATATGAGTTATTTCTCGCCATGTGGATATGTGGCTCCGGCTTATTATGAATCAAAGGGAGCAGACTGGTTAAAATCTTTTACAGCCGGTTTTCTTACCACATGTGGATTACAGGCAGTGGGAAGTCCGTGTACAGATGAAGGGGAAGAGCTTCCGTTGCATGGTTCCATTGCAAACACACCGACAGAGTATAGCTTTTGGTATGAAGAGGATGGATGCCTGATCGTGAAGGCAAGAACATCTGATGAAACGATCTTTGGAAGAAAATTGTGCCTTTGCAGAACGTATACATTCCCAATCGGAAAGAATGAGTTTACATTTTCGGATACGATTAAGAATACAGGAGACAAAAAAGAACCGTTTGAAATTCTGTATCATATGAACATGGGCTATCCGCTTTTGGATGAGGATAGTGTAGTGAAAATTGAGTCGGAAGAAGTGACACCAAGAAACAAGCATGCGGCAGAAGATATCAAGAATTGGATGAATATGGAAAAACCGACACCAGGGTATGAGGAGCGCTGCTATTATCACAAAATGCAGGAAAGAGGATATGCATCCATTTATCAGCCGAAGAAAAACATTGGACTTGCTATGGAATATGATGCGAAAGAATTAGACGGCTTCGTGGAGTGGAAGATGATGGGAGTTCGTGATTATGTATTAGGTCTAGAATGTGGCAATTGTTATCCAGACGGACGCGATGTCATGCGTAAGACCGGGATGTTAAAGTTCTTGAAATCAGGTGAAACGAAGCAATATCAGGTAAAGATAAAATGCTTTGAGAAATAG
- a CDS encoding FGGY-family carbohydrate kinase: protein MYIGGLDIGTTGCKLTVFDENGKQVHKSYSDYPVKRMASAHEVDANAILAGVWKVITDTTKQYKDIAGIGITSFGETCVMTDADGMPLHAAMLYTDPRGKEQCMQLCNKMSEDRIAEISGMKPHEMYSLPKLMWLKENEPELYVKAEHVFLMEDFVVYHLTGQTKIDYSLATRTMGFDIRKMEWSKEIFETAGIDVNLMSETVPTGTVAGTVTKEIAEKTGLTTETKIVCISHDQIAAAVGAGVFDSDTAVDGAGTVECITPIYDEIPDMQVMTKGNYAVVPYVIPGKYVCYAFSYTGGALMQWCTETIAKKEKEEAKAEGISVNELLERQSVSPTGLLVLPHFAGAATPYMDTGSKGAVLGLTTATTAADIYRGCMEGVVYEMVLNLQWLKESGIHFHRLNATGGGAHSKEWMQMKADMLDMEITSLETVDAGTVGSAMLTGIAVGIFDDLKQAAQVMVHEVSTYKPRKEMHEKYMEIYERYEQVYRAVRGLM from the coding sequence ATGTATATCGGAGGACTTGACATCGGAACAACAGGCTGTAAACTGACAGTTTTTGATGAAAACGGAAAACAAGTGCATAAGTCCTACAGTGATTATCCGGTAAAACGCATGGCGAGTGCTCACGAAGTAGATGCCAATGCGATTCTTGCAGGAGTATGGAAGGTAATCACGGATACGACAAAGCAGTACAAAGATATCGCAGGAATCGGGATTACAAGCTTCGGAGAAACATGCGTGATGACAGACGCAGACGGAATGCCATTGCATGCAGCAATGCTCTACACAGATCCGAGAGGAAAAGAGCAATGCATGCAGCTCTGCAATAAAATGAGTGAGGACAGAATCGCTGAGATATCTGGCATGAAACCTCATGAAATGTATAGCCTGCCAAAGCTGATGTGGCTGAAGGAAAATGAGCCGGAATTATATGTTAAAGCTGAGCATGTGTTCCTCATGGAAGATTTCGTTGTTTATCATCTGACCGGACAGACGAAGATCGATTATTCCCTCGCGACAAGAACGATGGGATTTGATATCCGGAAGATGGAGTGGAGCAAAGAAATCTTTGAAACAGCGGGGATTGATGTGAATCTGATGTCAGAGACTGTTCCGACAGGAACCGTTGCAGGAACGGTGACAAAAGAGATCGCAGAAAAGACAGGGCTTACCACAGAGACCAAGATTGTGTGTATCAGTCATGACCAGATTGCGGCGGCAGTCGGAGCAGGCGTATTTGACTCTGACACAGCTGTTGACGGAGCCGGAACGGTCGAATGTATCACCCCAATCTATGATGAGATACCGGACATGCAGGTTATGACAAAGGGAAATTATGCGGTTGTACCATATGTTATACCCGGGAAATATGTATGCTATGCATTTTCCTACACCGGAGGTGCTTTGATGCAGTGGTGTACGGAAACAATTGCAAAGAAGGAAAAGGAAGAGGCAAAAGCAGAAGGAATCTCTGTCAATGAATTGCTGGAGAGACAGTCTGTGAGTCCGACAGGACTGCTGGTGCTTCCACATTTCGCAGGAGCGGCAACTCCATACATGGATACCGGTTCGAAAGGGGCAGTCTTAGGACTGACGACTGCCACAACTGCGGCAGATATTTACCGGGGCTGCATGGAAGGGGTTGTCTATGAGATGGTGCTGAATCTACAGTGGCTGAAAGAGTCAGGAATACATTTCCATAGACTCAATGCGACTGGAGGTGGAGCTCATTCCAAAGAGTGGATGCAAATGAAGGCGGATATGCTGGATATGGAAATTACATCGCTTGAGACTGTTGATGCAGGAACTGTGGGAAGTGCAATGCTGACAGGAATTGCCGTAGGAATCTTTGATGATTTAAAGCAGGCGGCACAGGTAATGGTGCATGAAGTATCCACTTATAAACCAAGAAAAGAAATGCACGAAAAGTATATGGAAATCTATGAGCGGTACGAACAGGTTTATCGTGCAGTTCGAGGGTTAATGTAA